DNA sequence from the Acidobacteriota bacterium genome:
CAGCCGCCTGCCGATGAGGTAGAGGACCCAGAGCGACGCGGTGCCCACGACGACCTGAAGGAAACGACAGGCGCGGACACCGAAGGGCGTCAGAAAGGGCCTGCCCTGCGGGGCCATCGCCACGGCGGAGGGAGCGGCTCGCAGGCCGGGAAGGGAGCGCGCGGCCTCCCACGTCTTCAGCAGCAGGGCGTGCGGCATGTAGGACAGGGTCGGATAGTGGGCGCGCACCGGTTGGAACTGCCCTTCGGCCAGGATCGCGGCGACGTTGCCAGCGTTGTAGCGCTCGTCCCAGATCCGGTTCATCGTGGGATCGGGCCAGCTGAAGACCAGGCGGACGGCGAAGGACCACACAAGCAGCAGTCCCAGCAGCCACCTCTGAAGACGACTGGCCGGGGGCGGGGCGCCTTCCGGGTTCATCGCGTCAGTCGAGGATCGGATAGCCGGAGTGGGCGGTCAACTCGCGGAAGAGCTGTTGCAGCCGTTCGAGCACCGGCCGCTCGCCGCCGCCGATCGTCCGGCCGTCGACCTCGGTGACCGCCACGAGTTCGCCCATCGTGCCGGTGCAGAACGCCTCGTCGGCGCGGTAGAGCTCGGCCTGGCTGAAGTCGGCGACTTCGTGGGGAATGTCGTTCTCCCGGCAGAGTTCGAGAACCGTCTCGCGGGTGACGCCCTCCGGGCACGCCCTGCAGTGGCTCGTTGTGACCACGCCGCTTCGCACGATGAAGACGTGGGTGGCGTTCGTCTCGGCGACGAAACCCTGGCGGTCCAGCATCAGGGCGTCATCGGCGCCGGCCGCGTTCGCTTCGATCTTCGCCAGAATGGACTGGATCAGGTTGTTGTGGTGGATCTTCGGGTCCATGCAGTCGGGCGGGAAGCGGCGGATCGACGAAGTGATCAGGCGGATCGGCCGGGATCCGTAGACCGGCGCCTTGTGTTCGGCGAGGACGATCAGCGTCGGTCCCGCGACGTTGAGCCTCGGATCCATGCCGGAAGTGACTTTCGTACCGCGGGTCAGGGTCAGCCGGATGTGGACGTCGTCCCGCATCCCGTTCGCTTCGAGAGTGCGGCGGATCTCGCCGATGACCTCCTCGTGGGTGGGAATCCGGGCGAAGGCCAGGGCAAGCGCCGAGTCCCGCAGACGGTCGAGATGCCGTTCGAGCTTGAAGATCCGGCCGTCGTACAGGCGAAGACCCTCCCAGACCGCGTCGCCCCCCTGGACGGCGGAGTCGAACGGACTGATTCCGGCCTGATCGCGGTGGATCAGGTCGCCGTTGATGTTGATCAGCAGATCCCGGTTCTTTGGGTTCGCCTTCTGGAGCATCGAAGTCGTGCGGTCTTTCGGGTCAGAAGAGGAGCCGGTGCGCGGCGAGGTGATCGTAGTGCTGCTGGCACTCTTCCAGGACGTCCGCGAGGAGGTCGGGTACGGCCTCGTTCTTGGGCCGGTAGGGAGCGAAGCCGGTGCTCTTCTCCACGGCACCGTACCAGTGGGGCGCCCAGACCCCGTCCGTTCCGCGGCGCCCGGGCGGCCAGCTCAGCATCGTCTCGTTGAACTCGGCGCCGACGGCGCGGCACAGGCTCTCCAGGCCGGCGCGCGGGTTGCGCAGCACGTCGGCGGAGTCGATCACCGCGGGCGGCTCGCCGAGCCGTTCCGACTCAAGGTCGAAGAGTTCCCGCTGCTGCGGCAGGCCGGTGTCCGCCAGGGTGGGCTGCGGGAGGATCCGGATCAAGGATGTCAGCATCTCGGCCGGATCGCGGATCAGGAAGACGTTCGTGAGCCGCGAGACCCAGGATCTGTCCGTCTCCGGAAGCAGGTGATGGGCCATGTGTTTCTGGTAGAAGATCGGCCGGTTCTCCGGAGCGTCCTCGGTCAGCCACTTCGTGACCCGCCCCAGGTCGCTGTCGTGATGGGCGAGGATCTCCTGGCGGCCGGGATGGTCGAGACCGTGCTCCAGCAGGTAGTTCGCGTAGAGAGGCTCGTCGCAGACGAAGGTGTCCCGGCGGTTGCCCCAGGCCCTCAGCATGGCCGTCGAGATGTTGCGGGGCCCGGACCACATGGCGATCCGAAGCACCTCGGATCCTGCACCGTCGACCCTGCCCATGCGGCGCATTCTAGGAGCTTGCGCCGCAGAACGCAGCGCCGCACAACGACGCGCAGACCCGGTGATAGCTTGCGCCGATGAGCCGGCGGGCGGAGTTCGAGGAGGCACACCCAGAGGTTCACATTCTGTCGCACCAGCAGGCGGGACGGGTGGATCTGGTCATGGGGGCTCTTGGCTGGTTGGGCGACGAGGAACAAGTGACCGCTTGCTCTACTCTCGGCGGCGACTCGAGTACCGTCATGAGAGTCGAGCTGCAGGAGTTGCGCGGCGGATGGCGCACCGCGGTCCTGAAGCAGTCCTTGCCCTGGCTCCGGCGCGACGAGTCGGTCGCCATGCCGGCTGGCCGGGGGCGTGCCGAGTTCCGCTTCTACCGGCAGGTGGCCCGACTGCCGGAGGCCGCGTCGCACATGCCGCGTCTCCTGGGCGGCGACGAGAAGCGATCGATCCTGCTTCTGGAGGACTGCCGCGGCTCCTCGGACCTGACGGTGCTCTACTGCGGTCGTGTGCTGGACGAGGACGCAGCGGCCGGCCTCGGCTCGTTCCTTCGGGCGCTCCACGAGAGTACGCGTGGATGCGAAGATCGGGAGCTGTCGAATCCGGGCATGAAGGACCTGAACCACCGGCTCCTGTTCGAGGCGCCGTATGGCCTCGCGCCTCCCGTCGGCGAGGGCCTCGGCCCCGACGGTCCCGCGCTCGACCGCCCTGCGCTGGATGAACTCGAGGAGGGCCTTGGGGCGTCGGCGATGGCCATGCGGTCCGATGGGGAGTTCCGGAAAGCGGTGGCGGAACTCGGGGAACGCTACCTCGACTCGGACACCTGTCTCGTGCACGGCACCTTTCATCCGGGCAACTGGCTGCTCCTGCCAGACGGCGACGTCCGCGTCGTCGATCCGCAGTACGGCGAGTGGGGAGATGCCGAGTTCGATGTGGGTACAGGGCTCGCCCATCTGCTGCTTGCCCGGCAGCCCGAGGAGGTTGTCCGGACCTTCCTTTCCGCGGCCGCGGGCCGTTCCGGCGACGAGCGGGAACCTGACGACACCGGCCTCGAGCAACGGGAGGGCGAGCCAGCGGTCGAAGCCGGACCACCCGGCCTCGACCCGGAGTTGGCCGCGCGCTACGCCGGCGTGGAACTCGTGCGGCGCCTGATCGGAGGTGGTCGGGTCCCGTTGACGGGGGACGCTGGAGTTCGAACTGCCTTGTTGGCTACGGCTCGAACGGCGGTGGTCGAGGGACATCTGGAGGTACTGCGAACATGAAGCGATCCCGCGCGCACGCGTCGACGGCCATCGTCGTCACGCTCACGCTGGGCTTGACCCCCGCCTTCGCGCAGACCGGGCACTTCGAGCAGGGCCGGGTGCTAGATGGACCCGGCCATGTCTTGCCGCACCGGGATCGGGTCGAGCCCTTCAACCGCATACTCGAGGAGCGGCTGGAGACGCTTCTTCCGCGGTTGATGCGCGAGACCGGGATCGACATGTGGCTGGTGATCAACCGGGAGTACAACGAGGATCCGGTCTTCTTCAGCCTGGTGCCGCGGCCTGTGTTCGCGGCACGCCGCACGACGATGCTCGTGTTCTTCGACCGCGGGCCGGACAACGGCGGCGTCGAGCTCCTGACCGTCAACCGCTATCCGTACGGCGCTCTGTACGAGTCGGCCTGGGAGGGCGGTGACCTGGAAGAGCAGTGGCAGGGATTGGGCGAGGTGATCGCGGACCGCGACCCGAAGCGCATCGGCATCAACGTCTCGCGCCACTGGCCGGTCGCGGACGGTCTGTCCGCGGCACTGCACGAGCGGCTGCTCGAAGTGCTGACGCCCGGACTCAAGGAACGGGTGACCAGCGCCGAGGAGCTGGTCGTGCGCTGGATCGAGACCCGTAGCCCGCTCCAGATGGAGGCCTACCCGCAGATCGTTTCGCTGGCCCGCGGCGTGATCGCGGAGGCCTTTTCCGAGCGTGTGATCACCCCCGGCGCGACGACCACCGACGATGTCGCCTGGTACATCGCCCAACGCTTTGAGGATCTCGGTCTCGACATCTGGTTCCTGCCCTCGGTCAACGCGCAGCGTCAGGCCACCGATGAGGACGGCGGATGCGGTGCCGATGAGCCCTTCTGCGGCGGGAGCGGCGACTTCGTCATCCATCGCGGCGACGTGCTGCACACGGACGTCGGCATCTGCTACATCGGACTGTGTACCGACACCCAGGAGATGGGATACGTGCTGCGCCTGGGCGAGAGCGAGGCGCCGGCCGGACTCAAGCGAGCGCTGGCGGCGGGCAACCGCTGGCAGGACATCCTGACGGGCGAGTTCCGGACAGGCCGCACCGGCAACGAGATCCTTGCCGCGACGATCTCGATCGCCACCGACGAAGGTCTGCGCTCCAGTACGTACACGCATCCTCTCGGCGTCTTCGGCCACGCTCCGGGGCCGACGATCGGTATGTGGGACAACCAGGGGCCGACGCCGGTGCGCGGCGACTGGCCTCTGTACCCCAACACCGCCTACGCGATTGAGGGCAACGTGAAGGTCGAACTCGAGATGTGGGGCGGCCAGGACGTCCAGATCAAGCTGGAACAGAGCGCGGTCTACGACGGCGACAAGGTCTACTACCTCGCCGGCCGCCAGACCGAGTGGCACCTGGTGCGCTGAGAAGCCTCTAGAAGATCGCGCTCAGCAGGCCGAATCCGGCGCAGACGACGGCCACCAGCCCGCCGACGACGAGCAGCACGACGCCGACGGCGAGGGTCACCGGCAGCGCGATGATCGCGATCGGAATCAGGATCGCGGCCAGCAGGGTCGCGGCGATGAAGCCGATGATCTTGAACGGCAGAAGCACGAGCTTGAAGGCGATCTTCACAACGAATGCGATGGCGGCGAAGACGGCCAGCACGGCGAGGGCGATGGCCCCGAGGGTCAGGATGGTCAGGACTTCCATGTCGAGTTGTACTCCTCCTGTCTCACCACTACGGAGATGAGGCCTAGAGGTTTCGGGGCGCGCTACACTCCCTGGATTCTCGGCTGGAGGTGAGCTCGATGACGATGGACCGCAGACGTTTTCTGCAGACGGGCGCCGTGCTGGGCGCCGCGGCCGCTGCCGGCTGCATGGAGGGTGCAGCGCCCGAGGAGGAGCCCGCTGTCCCGGCCGTGGCCGATCCCCTCTACCGCATCTCCCTGGCCGAATGGTCCTACTTCCGCGAGCTGTTCGGGCCGGGCCTGAGCGCGCTGGCCGACGGG
Encoded proteins:
- a CDS encoding aminotransferase class IV translates to MLQKANPKNRDLLININGDLIHRDQAGISPFDSAVQGGDAVWEGLRLYDGRIFKLERHLDRLRDSALALAFARIPTHEEVIGEIRRTLEANGMRDDVHIRLTLTRGTKVTSGMDPRLNVAGPTLIVLAEHKAPVYGSRPIRLITSSIRRFPPDCMDPKIHHNNLIQSILAKIEANAAGADDALMLDRQGFVAETNATHVFIVRSGVVTTSHCRACPEGVTRETVLELCRENDIPHEVADFSQAELYRADEAFCTGTMGELVAVTEVDGRTIGGGERPVLERLQQLFRELTAHSGYPILD
- a CDS encoding HAD family hydrolase, which translates into the protein MGRVDGAGSEVLRIAMWSGPRNISTAMLRAWGNRRDTFVCDEPLYANYLLEHGLDHPGRQEILAHHDSDLGRVTKWLTEDAPENRPIFYQKHMAHHLLPETDRSWVSRLTNVFLIRDPAEMLTSLIRILPQPTLADTGLPQQRELFDLESERLGEPPAVIDSADVLRNPRAGLESLCRAVGAEFNETMLSWPPGRRGTDGVWAPHWYGAVEKSTGFAPYRPKNEAVPDLLADVLEECQQHYDHLAAHRLLF
- a CDS encoding phosphotransferase; the protein is MSRRAEFEEAHPEVHILSHQQAGRVDLVMGALGWLGDEEQVTACSTLGGDSSTVMRVELQELRGGWRTAVLKQSLPWLRRDESVAMPAGRGRAEFRFYRQVARLPEAASHMPRLLGGDEKRSILLLEDCRGSSDLTVLYCGRVLDEDAAAGLGSFLRALHESTRGCEDRELSNPGMKDLNHRLLFEAPYGLAPPVGEGLGPDGPALDRPALDELEEGLGASAMAMRSDGEFRKAVAELGERYLDSDTCLVHGTFHPGNWLLLPDGDVRVVDPQYGEWGDAEFDVGTGLAHLLLARQPEEVVRTFLSAAAGRSGDEREPDDTGLEQREGEPAVEAGPPGLDPELAARYAGVELVRRLIGGGRVPLTGDAGVRTALLATARTAVVEGHLEVLRT
- a CDS encoding M24 family metallopeptidase: MKRSRAHASTAIVVTLTLGLTPAFAQTGHFEQGRVLDGPGHVLPHRDRVEPFNRILEERLETLLPRLMRETGIDMWLVINREYNEDPVFFSLVPRPVFAARRTTMLVFFDRGPDNGGVELLTVNRYPYGALYESAWEGGDLEEQWQGLGEVIADRDPKRIGINVSRHWPVADGLSAALHERLLEVLTPGLKERVTSAEELVVRWIETRSPLQMEAYPQIVSLARGVIAEAFSERVITPGATTTDDVAWYIAQRFEDLGLDIWFLPSVNAQRQATDEDGGCGADEPFCGGSGDFVIHRGDVLHTDVGICYIGLCTDTQEMGYVLRLGESEAPAGLKRALAAGNRWQDILTGEFRTGRTGNEILAATISIATDEGLRSSTYTHPLGVFGHAPGPTIGMWDNQGPTPVRGDWPLYPNTAYAIEGNVKVELEMWGGQDVQIKLEQSAVYDGDKVYYLAGRQTEWHLVR